A single Vigna radiata var. radiata cultivar VC1973A chromosome 8, Vradiata_ver6, whole genome shotgun sequence DNA region contains:
- the LOC106770860 gene encoding zinc finger protein ZAT10 translates to MALEALNSPTAPAAPFRSYQEEEELDLQFREPWSKRKRSKRPRLETEEEYLALCLIMLAQGGNNTNTNTSSHRQTQQSESQKEPSPPLKLSHRCTVCNKAFPSYQALGGHKASHRKSSSESTSASAVASDSVTASTVGGGRMHECSICHKSFPTGQALGGHKRCHYDGGNHHSNSNALTSSSDGVGGGAASSHTLRGFDLNLPAPLTEFWPPVGFDFRKKVGGGDEQEVESPLPINAAKKARLFSGDDDQTA, encoded by the coding sequence ATGGCTTTGGAGGCTTTGAATTCTCCAACAGCACCCGCCGCTCCCTTCCGTTCCTATCAAGAAGAGGAGGAGCTTGATCTTCAGTTCCGCGAGCCTTGGTCTAAAAGGAAACGATCCAAACGACCGCGTCTCGAGACCGAGGAAGAGTACCTCGCTCTTTGCCTCATCATGCTCGCGCAGGGCGGCAACAACACCAACACCAACACTTCCTCCCACCGCCAAACTCAACAATCAGAATCTCAGAAAGAACCGTCACCGCCGCTCAAGTTATCCCACAGGTGCACCGTTTGCAACAAGGCCTTTCCTTCTTATCAAGCGCTCGGTGGACACAAGGCCAGCCACCGCAAGTCCTCGTCGGAATCTACCTCTGCCTCTGCCGTCGCCAGCGACAGCGTCACCGCTTCCACCGTCGGCGGCGGAAGGATGCACGAGTGTTCCATCTGTCACAAGAGTTTCCCCACCGGCCAGGCCCTTGGTGGCCACAAGCGCTGCCACTACGACGGTGGAAACCATCACAGTAACAGTAACGCCCTAACTTCCTCCTCCGATGGCGTTGGCGGCGGTGCTGCCTCCTCCCACACGCTCCGTGGGTTCGACCTGAACCTTCCGGCGCCCCTCACGGAGTTCTGGCCGCCGGTGGGGTTCGACTTCAGGAAGAAAGTCGGCGGAGGCGACGAGCAAGAGGTGGAAAGCCCGTTGCCAATAAACGCCGCCAAGAAGGCGCGTTTGTTTTCGGGCGATGACGATCAAACGGCGTAG
- the LOC106772280 gene encoding ATP-dependent Clp protease proteolytic subunit-related protein 1, chloroplastic produces the protein MSSSLSPPLSGSFIHDSSFLRGTKLFPLSRRVPPRGFSSFSAKCSLDHVPKQFRKENLADGLTQNYKNVPQYLYGLTPSQMDMFTTGDAIGRQTERVTEESISSAKNYIDNGGTWSVSGMGKNDASKYSMSVRMYQGGWGSERPQTAPPDLPSLLLDARICYLGMPIVPAVTELIVAQFMWLDFDNPTKPIYFYINSSGTQNEKHETVGSETDAYSIADMMSYVKADVYTVNCGMAFGQAAMLLSLGTNGYRAVQPNSSTKLYLPKVNRSSGAVIDMWIKAKELEANSDYYIDLLVKGTGKSKEEITKDVQRPKYLQAQQAIDYGLADKIIQSSSTDSAFEKRNYDEMLAQSSMRNQGGVDPQASPSGFR, from the exons ATGtcctcttctctctctccaCCGCTTTCTGGGTCCTTCATCCACGATTCTTCCTTCCTCCGTGGAACAaaactttttcccctttctcGAAGAGTGCCACCACGCGGCTTCAGCTCTTTCTCTGCTAAGTGCTCCCTCGACCACGTCCCCAAACAGTTCAGAAAGGAAAATCTTGCAGATGGAT TGACGCAAAACTACAAGAACGTACCTCAATATCTATATGGCCTTACACCTTCACAAATGGACATGTTCACGACAGGAGATGCTATCGGCCGGCAAACTGAAAGAGTTACAGAG GAAAGCATCTCATCTGCCAAGAATTATATAGATAATGGTGGAACGTGGAGTGTATCTGGCATGGGCAAAAATGATGCTTCAAAATACAGCATGAGTGTTAGAATGTATCAAGGAGGTTGGGGAAGTGAAAGGCCACAAACTGCTCCACCAGATCTGCCTTCTTTGCTTTTGGATGCTCGAATATGCTATCTGGGCATGCCG ATTGTTCCAGCTGTGACGGAACTTATTGTTGCTCAATTCATGTGGTTGGATTTTGATAACCCAACCAAACCTATTTACTTTTACATTAATTCATCTGGAACTCAG AATGAGAAGCACGAGACAGTGGGATCAGAAACTGACGCATATTCCATAGCTGATATGATGTCT TATGTCAAAGCAGATGTGTATACTGTGAATTGTGGTATGGCATTTGGTCAGGCAGCAATGCTTCTGTCGCTTGGAACAAACGGTTATCGTGCGGTACAACCAAACTCATCTA CAAAATTATATCTCCCAAAAGTCAATAGATCAAGTGGTGCTGTTATAGACATGTGGATCAAG GCAAAGGAGCTTGAGGCAAATTCGGACTATTACATTGATCTATTGGTAAAAGGGACAGGGAAATCAAAGGAAGAAATTACTAAAGATGTCCAGAGGCCTAAGTATCTTCAAGCACAGCAAGCTATAGACTACGGACTTGCTGACAAAATCATTCAGTCAAGTTCGACGGATTCTGCATTTGAGAAGCGG AACTATGATGAAATGCTTGCTCAATCAAGTATGAGGAATCAAGGTGGTGTCGATCCTCAAGCGTCTCCTTCGGGATTCAGGTAA
- the LOC106772281 gene encoding mitotic checkpoint protein BUB3.2 yields MASAVAAAAGQELSNPPSDGITNLRFSNHSDNLLVSSWDKSVRLYEASANVLRGEFMHAGPVLDCCFHDDSSGFSVAADNTVRRLFFSSNKEDILGRHDAPVRCVEYSYAAGQLITGSWDKTLKCWDPRGTSGQERTLVGTYPQPERVYSLSLVGNRLVVATAGRHVNIYDLRNMSQPEQKRESSLKYQTRCVRCYPNGTGYALSSVEGRVSMEFFDLSEAIQAKKYAFKCHRKSEAGRDIVYPVNAIAYHPIYGTFATGGCDGYVNVWDGNNKKRLYQYTKYPTSIAALSFSRDGRLLAVASSYTFEEGPKSNESDAIFVRSVNEIEVKPKPKVYPNPPA; encoded by the exons ATGGCTTCTGCGGTGGCCGCCGCGGCGGGGCAAGAGTTGTCGAATCCTCCATCGGACGGAATAACGAATCTCCGATTCTCAAATCACAGCGATAATCTCTTGGTCTCCTCATGGGACAAG AGTGTGAGGTTGTACGAAGCGAGCGCCAATGTGTTGAGAGGAGAGTTCATGCACGCTGGCCCCGTTCTCGATTGCTGCTTCCACGACGATTCCTCCGGCTTCAGTGTCGCCGCCGACAACACTGTCAGACG GCTTTTCTTCAGCTCTAATAAAGAGGATATCCTAGGAAGGCATGATGCGCCTGTTCGTTGTGTTGAGTACTCCTATGCTGCAG GGCAATTGATCACTGGTAGTTGGGACAAAACCCTGAAATGCTGGGACCCTAGAGGTACAAGTGGCCAAGAGCGCACACTCGTTGGGACATATCCACAGCCTGAGCGTgtttactctctctctctggTTGGAAATCGCCTGGTTGTAGCAACAGCTGGAAGACATGTTAATATCTATGATTTGAGGAACATGTCTCAACCTGAACAGAAAAGAGAATCTTCATTGAAATATCAAACTAGATGTGTGCGCTGTTACCCTAATGGAACAG GATATGCACTTAGTTCAGTGGAAGGGCGTGTCTCGATGGAATTCTTTGACCTCTCAGAAGCTATCCAGGCAAAAAA ATATGCTTTCAAGTGTCACAGAAAATCCGAGGCCGGAAGGGACATTGTCTATCCCGTAAATGCAATTGCATACCACCCCAT ATATGGAACGTTTGCCACAGGTGGTTGTGACGGGTATGTTAACGTGTGGGACGGAAACAATAAGAAGAGGCTATACCAG TACACGAAATATCCTACCAGCATTGCTGCACTGTCGTTTAGCAGAGATGGACGCCTGTTGGCTGTTGCATCAAGTTACACATTTGAAGAAGGACCTAAAAG CAACGAATCAGATGCTATTTTTGTCCGTAGCGTAAACGAGATTGAAGTGAAGCCGAAGCCCAAAGTCTATCCCAATCCTCCAGCGTAA